Genomic window (Temnothorax longispinosus isolate EJ_2023e chromosome 3, Tlon_JGU_v1, whole genome shotgun sequence):
GCGGGTCTgtgttgattggttggttctaaaagtaatgCTAGGTCtgcaatgcgagtcgtaaagtcgtgagtcgtaagaattgaccaatcacagtcgattattctcctcaaattcgactatgattggtcaattcttgcgactcacgactttacgacttgcattgtagacctagcataaaAGTAATGCTAGGTCtgcaatgcgagtcgtaaagtcgtgagtcgtaagaattgaccaatcactatcgaatttgagaagaataatcgactgtgattggtcaattcttacgactcacgactttacgactcacattgtagacctagcataagagccaatcacgttcgactgctactgagcggtCTTGTGTTccgattggtcgaaatctaACCTCTAACTCGCAGTTCGACCAATCTCCAATCGCGTAGTCTGATACGAGCTTTAGGTCAGCTGCTTTACGACGTTGCCGCTTTCTCGAATGAGTCAGTCGAAGATCTGGATCGAAGCTGTTTGAAAGATCTGGAAAGATCTGTGACATCCAataaaggagaagaagaagtgAAGTGAGAAGAAGGAGGGATTTGCAAGGACACGATCTCATTTCAAGAAGAACAGACGTCGCGGTAGTACCTCTTATAGCCCGTCCATTGAAATTCTGAAAATGGGAGTCCCATCGTCCGCAAGTACGGAAGTCAACAACGTCAACATACTGAACGAGATTCATTATTTGAAAAGTAAGTTCGCGACTTTCTGAGAGTATTCTGATCATCCGTCTATCTGGAATAAAGACCAAGAGTAAATATGTAGTTTAATCCGCTCGGACTTCGGACTTCGGCGAGAGTACGCTTCCTAAGCAAGATGTTAGCGTATATTCGAGCAAAATATTGCGGCAGATTGGCATTAATCCGTTTTTGCGTTCTGTCGGCAGAGCCTACCGATGTAATCTGACAGCAGATTGCCAGCAAAACCAACTAGAGCGATCTGTCATTTAATCGAAATTATTTGAGTGGaatacgttatttttaaatgttcatAAAATGGCAGAGTCTACTTGGTTACTGCAATCGTTCTGCCACCATATGCCACCATATATTCAGCGATGTAACAGACTTTGTTGTATTTCTGCATTCAAATGCCGACAAAATTATGTGAATAGCAGCACTGTGCAAAATTTGATCTAGAAAATGTTTTAgtgtaaacaaaaaatacaattttagtTTCAAACAGCTCTCGAGAATAGACTGCGCTAAAATAGCAATGACAACGAAAGGTAACACTGGTAACAGTGAAGGTAAATCAATTTGTTGACAGTGGAAGTCTGCTAAATAACATAACGATTTGATGAAACGTTTACATAACAGTGATGGTAATGTGatgtttttgtattttgtatatatctcCTTAAATTAGGTCAAAATATTCTTCATATTTCAGATCTCAATAAGAGTGTACTCGTCCTAAACATTTACCACAATAAGCTATCTCATTAAGATTAagctaataaattttcaaagtttcttggtctttattacaaattttattccgCACACggttaaaattcttataaaattattttaaaaagttttgttttatcGTCAAGATAAAACGATCCTTTTTCTCTTGCTCTGACAATATGGAATTACTACACGAGATTAactatcttatatataattgcaggTCAGATAGAGCAATACAGACAAAAGACACAAATCATTTTGCAGTCGGGTGATAGAATTAATTGTCCAAACAGAAAATTCAAATTTGTAAAGCCAAAAGTTCAGTCGGATTCGAAAAGTCTGGTTTGCAattcttctttaaattctaaaatgtTACCTGAGAGTTCAACTAAAAACGTACATGTAAAATCGAGATTGCTCGCCACAAACGTTCACGTTAATCCAAACTTTAAACCGCAAAAGCCAACGGTACATATCAATCCGAATATCCAGGCTAAACCTTTGATACATATTAATCCAAAAATGATGCACGATATTTCTAATTCAAATCAAAATCTCTACAATAATATAAGCACGAGTACAGCACAAACGAACACGAGTACAACACAAACAAAAGTAGATAACGGTACTGAGCAAACGAATGTCAAGAGATCTATATACGTTAATCCAACATTATTGAAGAAATTGTCTTCCTCCAAAGAAAAGTCGACAAATTCTAGAGAATCCGTTGCAACAGAACGACCTGTTTGTTCAAGGTTgaagtttgtaaaaaatatcgataatcGAAAGAGCTCGCCAAGGAAGACTAGTAATTCTAGCATTGTACTTTTGTCGCGTAGAAAGCTCGTGAGAGTATCTACTACGAAAAGCACGTTAAAAACTTCTCCATCAAAATATGCAGTATTAAAAGATAAGAAGCTTGAAATTGTGTCACAGAAAACCATGAAAGTAAAAccatcaataaataatacgttACAATCTACAAGTATGATAtctaatttatcaaaatcaaatatcaaatctaataataaatctaaagtGACCAAGTATAAAATAGACAGAACCGcgttaaatatatcaaaagcTAAAGGAGCCGGTCTTTCAGAAATGGTGAAGGTTATGTAAGTAACATGTacatttatatctaataagttataaaattaatcacttgaaaagaaaagtttatattacAGACACGACGCGAAGAAACTTGTTACTATTGGTGGGATTGTTTATAGAGcttccaaaaataaattaatccgGAGGAGCTCCGTATTGAAACGTACGTGTATTGTGgtgtgattttattttataagtattttagGTGTAcgtagttttataatttgtaagtagatatacattttattaattttactatggAAATTCAGGAAAACGATCAGTCAATGGAAAGAATGataaacttattaataataagaaacaaCGAATGGGCAAAGAAACTTTAAATTCATCAGAAACGAACATTAATGCCAAAACAAGATTTTCTTTCAATGTATCTCCGAAAGCTACTTATAAAAATAGCATCAGGTacagtaacatatatatatatatatatatatatatatatatatatatataaaatctaaagcTATGTACGAACTAAAGATTCATTGTTATTGAGTTTTGATACAAACCTCTTGGTTTGTTTTTAGCAACAAAGCAAAACAAAGAAGCATACGAATCCTAcgaaataaaatgcataaGAATAACCAACCTTGTTTGATTTATCAACGATTTGGATCTTGTCCAAATTATGAAAATGGGAAATGTGCCAAACGGCATGATAAAAAACAGGTGTCACTCTGCAAAAAGTAAGTTAATACTTGAAACATTGGGTTATATGATTAATGTTCATAGTTTATGTGTATAAtccagataattattaaacagaaTTGAGCTATAGggtttattttaatctaaccagataatttttttagataactttcgaaatatttttcgaaaattaaaaaaattgtttccaaAAATTGTATAACTTTCAGGGAGAAATAATGTGGCAATCTTGAATTgcttataaaattgtcatgTTAAGATCAACTTATAATTAGTTAACTTTTCTTAATTAGAAATCTCATCAATCTTctcaatcaatttttattatatattttgtggcTGACGTCAAGATGTTTTCAGAACATTTATATAAGTcctattttgatttaaatattttataattattaaactgtttaaaatttcattaacaaTGAAATGTGTCTGATTAATGTGAGTCCTTGCTCTCAAAGACAAGTTCGAGTCTTCCTATAACTTAAATAACCTTACAGTCTTTCCTCAAATGTGTATTACCATTAGCAATCTCTGTCTAGATGAAATTGTTGTTCTAATAACTTTGAAATGCTCTGAATTGACAAACTCTAACGTTTCTTCATATCTTTATAGTTGCAGTTATCGGTTCTTTTTCCAAAACAATCTCTTTAGTGTTTATTTCTTCACAAGTCAtctaattacattaaaatgaaTCTGTATAtggattataattataatataacagtttaaaaaaattgtaaaatttttttatttctgataaGGCATGGTTCAGAACAGCGAAtgttaaaaatcatttaattttttcaaatatatccaGTTTCCTGCAAGGAAAGTGTTTCTTAAAGAAATGTTCTTTATCTCACGACGTTGGACCTGAGAAGATGCCTACATGCAAGTACTTCCTCGATGGCTGTTGTACAAGAGATGCCTGTCCTTATCTTCATGTTAAAGTGTCTTCGAACACTTCAGTCTGCATAGATTTTTTACAAGGATATTGTGCTAAGGGAAATAAggtaattgcattattttctattttaactgATTACTGTATGGTAGATTATTCACATTTAatctatttactatttaatctatttatttacgtGCAACAAACAATTCGTTATAATGCAAATTCCTTTTATTAAGAGAAGATCTCGGCTCGCGGGTCACAAGTGATCAATTATACTGTCGTatgaaacataaatttttatggcagaactaaataaaaaacgagatcgataaattgatataaattacataataggAGGGGGAAAAAGATGCTTTAATAAATTAGGAtgatcttttaattataagtttaagATGaccttttaattataacagcCAAATGTCATGGCAGTtcgcaataatattttgtaaaatgtagAGTACTGATTTGTTCTCCTATAGTGCCAACGGCGTCACGAGTATCTTTGTCCTGAATTTAACAAGTCGGGGAATTGCAGCAAAGGTGAGTGTTGTCCTTATCCTCATAAATCGCATTCCTCTAATTCCGTAAAAAGTGCCAAATATTTGAGCAAGACGCACGATACGCAAAAATATCGTGCCGCACTTGCCACACAGGATAATTCCGAGATCTCAAACTCGGAGGGCAGATTAAGATACTACGAAATAACTGGTGGTTTATCTGAAGAActtgagaaaaagaaagaaattccaATTGTCGATCCTTTAGaacaaattcaaataaatgaaAGTAAACAAGATAAAACCTTAGccaaagaaaataaacgtgAATTAGAGACAACGGTTTATGAtcgtaataatgtaaaaaggAAAGTTTCTATTGGTTATATCcctattaatcatttttaatttgtatatacattaattaataaacatttttactaaataattttttaaattaatttacgagATCGtgaacattaaattaaatcaatgcaattatttcacttaagatatatatgttgGGAGATCtcatttttaatgattatgtATTCgctataaaattgtataaatttttcgtctagtatatttaaaagaactaaattttttaaagtaaatttattatagttttgtattttataatgaaatattatactattacattctattataaataagtaatttttatatgtaatacgAGTACTCGATGTGTTGTGATATATCAAGTACTAATTCTAGGTATCTGGGTGTACCTAAGATATACCCCAACAATCGATTATCTcggatatattataaatatactacaaatattaatttatattattaattgtgtagatatataattacaaaaatataataaaaaattatttacaaactttcttttctaatgaattatttgtgataaacaaaagtttgtgataattttatcatgtATTTGTGTATAATCTTATGTGAAATCTTTGAGCCATTTCCATTCTATGTGAAATCAAACCTTACAAACTTTCAGCTAGTATAGGAATGagaataatttgattttatattttatgattcacGAAGTATTTAAGAAACTTAATGAGACGAAGTATGAAAAGATAATGGTTAGCGCAATACATGTCAAGACTcggattttaaaaaaagagcgACACAAATCGTTGATGGTcgtcataaattattttaaattatctagTGATATATTCCTTACTAATATCTGATATCGAGTTGAGATTTGGTTGACTCATCATTTGACGAACTGAACAGTGAACAGAAAAAGCGATTGtcggttaattaatttgctaaCTCTTTTGAAGGAGAGTTAACATAGATCTGCctgcgaatttttttatcaaaattttactgATCCTCTcatttcatcattttttagACTAGATTGACCCTTATTTTCCCTCATTCAGGAAATAATGGAAATTATGTTAGAACATtcaattgtacataaaatagaattacattttatagtcttatacaaataaaattatgtaattacacgcgcatatatatacatgcacaTACATGACATACATTTACGTTTtatgtgtacatataattataaaatttgtatatttggtgtatatttaaataaataaaaacatagatgcaaataatttgtatatttctttagCATAAACtttacgttaaaaataacatttactaTGTTAAACGTCATTTTTGTACAGTTAGCAACAAACAAAACTTCATAGTCTTCATAAAAAGTGGGAAAGCTTAAATTATGGTGcttttatttcttgtattaAATGTCTCTTAATATaaagcaataatttatatacgtatacaagaaataaatctataaGGAACTTGTACCTacgcataatataaataaatgtttacttATATGTCCACAAACGAAAAAACAGTGaattaagattaatttgttaataacaatataaaatttatgataaaaaattagatgctAATTTGACTAAGAATCCTGAAGCAAACTCTATCGTGAAAAcggatattattaaaatattttcttcttgtcaatatttcaattatatataagaatccAATTTGTCGAATGGTTATAAGCTAATAAAATAGGGCTATGTAATAACaaggatatattattttggtCAACGGATGCTGATACTATTAACCACTGCTCAAGCCAGCTTCTCA
Coding sequences:
- the Zc3h3 gene encoding uncharacterized protein Zc3h3 isoform X1, translating into MGVPSSASTEVNNVNILNEIHYLKSQIEQYRQKTQIILQSGDRINCPNRKFKFVKPKVQSDSKSLVCNSSLNSKMLPESSTKNVHVKSRLLATNVHVNPNFKPQKPTVHINPNIQAKPLIHINPKMMHDISNSNQNLYNNISTSTAQTNTSTTQTKVDNGTEQTNVKRSIYVNPTLLKKLSSSKEKSTNSRESVATERPVCSRLKFVKNIDNRKSSPRKTSNSSIVLLSRRKLVRVSTTKSTLKTSPSKYAVLKDKKLEIVSQKTMKVKPSINNTLQSTSMISNLSKSNIKSNNKSKVTKYKIDRTALNISKAKGAGLSEMVKVILYYRHDAKKLVTIGGIVYRASKNKLIRRSSVLKRKRSVNGKNDKLINNKKQRMGKETLNSSETNINAKTRFSFNVSPKATYKNSISNKAKQRSIRILRNKMHKNNQPCLIYQRFGSCPNYENGKCAKRHDKKQVSLCKNFLQGKCFLKKCSLSHDVGPEKMPTCKYFLDGCCTRDACPYLHVKVSSNTSVCIDFLQGYCAKGNKCQRRHEYLCPEFNKSGNCSKGECCPYPHKSHSSNSVKSAKYLSKTHDTQKYRAALATQDNSEISNSEGRLRYYEITGGLSEELEKKKEIPIVDPLEQIQINESKQDKTLAKENKRELETTVYDRNNVKRKVSIGYIPINHF
- the Zc3h3 gene encoding uncharacterized protein Zc3h3 isoform X2 — protein: MGVPSSASTEVNNVNILNEIHYLKSQIEQYRQKTQIILQSGDRINCPNRKFKFVKPKVQSDSKSLVCNSSLNSKMLPESSTKNVHVKSRLLATNVHVNPNFKPQKPTVHINPNIQAKPLIHINPKMMHDISNSNQNLYNNISTSTAQTNTSTTQTKVDNGTEQTNVKRSIYVNPTLLKKLSSSKEKSTNSRESVATERPVCSRLKFVKNIDNRKSSPRKTSNSSIVLLSRRKLVRVSTTKSTLKTSPSKYAVLKDKKLEIVSQKTMKVKPSINNTLQSTSMISNLSKSNIKSNNKSKVTKYKIDRTALNISKAKGAGLSEMVKVIHDAKKLVTIGGIVYRASKNKLIRRSSVLKRKRSVNGKNDKLINNKKQRMGKETLNSSETNINAKTRFSFNVSPKATYKNSISNKAKQRSIRILRNKMHKNNQPCLIYQRFGSCPNYENGKCAKRHDKKQVSLCKNFLQGKCFLKKCSLSHDVGPEKMPTCKYFLDGCCTRDACPYLHVKVSSNTSVCIDFLQGYCAKGNKCQRRHEYLCPEFNKSGNCSKGECCPYPHKSHSSNSVKSAKYLSKTHDTQKYRAALATQDNSEISNSEGRLRYYEITGGLSEELEKKKEIPIVDPLEQIQINESKQDKTLAKENKRELETTVYDRNNVKRKVSIGYIPINHF